In Acaryochloris marina S15, a single genomic region encodes these proteins:
- a CDS encoding isocitrate/isopropylmalate family dehydrogenase gives MGYPVVLIREGELGARVTNALQMAISATGVDIDWQIVDTESEGQQGRWPSHIFDVIRRAKTAVIGPLMRPDSYRQMEADIRENLDLYVNLRPAKTMVGIPSSYQNVDLMIVREMTEGIYAGIEFERTSVEAADARSFLSKLSGKRIREDAAVGIKPISVKGCGQIIEFAFNYARKNGRHKVIAVHQAHVMAHTDGLFLEIARDIAQEFPEIEFEDRAIEVICRELMQRPDTFDVLVMPNLYGDLLAHLCAGMVGGLNVPNAHIGDKYAVFGTQSTGFSEVCNNPTSLILAGALMLQHLGEQDAARRLQAAVETVVGDQGDTAADLTPVGFEVVDSQAMAQAITQAIAA, from the coding sequence ATGGGATATCCGGTTGTGTTGATTCGAGAGGGTGAGCTGGGAGCACGGGTGACGAATGCGTTGCAAATGGCCATTTCTGCGACAGGCGTCGACATTGATTGGCAGATTGTCGATACGGAGAGTGAGGGTCAGCAAGGCAGATGGCCTAGCCATATTTTTGATGTTATCCGAAGGGCAAAAACTGCTGTCATTGGACCGTTGATGAGGCCAGATAGTTATCGCCAGATGGAAGCGGATATCCGAGAAAACCTGGACCTTTATGTCAACTTACGGCCCGCAAAAACGATGGTGGGTATTCCCAGCAGCTATCAAAATGTTGATTTAATGATAGTGCGGGAAATGACAGAGGGAATCTATGCTGGCATTGAATTTGAACGAACCTCAGTAGAAGCTGCAGATGCTCGTTCTTTTCTGTCGAAACTGTCTGGCAAACGGATACGAGAAGATGCTGCGGTGGGAATTAAACCGATTTCTGTTAAAGGCTGTGGTCAAATTATTGAATTTGCCTTTAATTATGCGCGAAAGAATGGACGGCATAAAGTGATCGCTGTTCATCAAGCTCATGTGATGGCCCATACGGACGGTCTTTTTCTTGAAATTGCCCGCGATATTGCCCAAGAGTTCCCAGAAATAGAGTTTGAAGATCGAGCCATAGAGGTGATCTGTCGGGAATTAATGCAGAGACCTGACACATTTGATGTGTTAGTGATGCCAAATTTATACGGTGATTTGCTCGCTCATCTCTGTGCTGGCATGGTGGGTGGGCTGAATGTACCGAATGCACATATTGGAGATAAATATGCAGTGTTTGGTACCCAATCAACGGGATTCAGTGAAGTTTGCAACAATCCGACATCGCTGATCCTAGCGGGTGCGTTAATGTTGCAACATTTAGGAGAACAGGATGCGGCTCGGCGGCTACAGGCAGCAGTGGAGACTGTGGTTGGAGATCAAGGCGATACGGCTGCTGACTTGACTCCAGTTGGTTTTGAAGTGGTTGATTCCCAGGCGATGGCCCAAGCCATTACTCAAGCCATTGCTGCTTGA